A stretch of the Mustela nigripes isolate SB6536 chromosome X, MUSNIG.SB6536, whole genome shotgun sequence genome encodes the following:
- the SOWAHD gene encoding ankyrin repeat domain-containing protein SOWAHD, with protein sequence MLRSPALRRSGPARPHPRLPHRRARSGRRGSPGRLGRGRPRPGNAERQFLSRRGPGRAANARPWKRRGSRGRTMAEPRGTANPGPKASLAATALSPRSAPQLRPWKVDPATLGRYRGHAAASRDPLLHGSMLLPAAGSGRRRGALRELLGLQGAAPAGWPSEDRAEEPSPAGPNGPNGPNGPGGGGLCLEPHEHAWILAAAEGRLEVLWEQLEAEPALLLRCDPITGYTVLHWLAKHGCHEELILVHDFAQRRGLQLDVSASGSGGLTPLHLAALQGHDMVIKVLVGALGADPSRRDYSGHRACHYLRPDAPQSLRELSGAEDWETAGGCERINANNNSSGGAAWAPRRTPSWVGTSSMETPARAAASPCKEKNYTGSRVVQIQGLLRQMFPFFQDR encoded by the exons ATGCTGAGAAGCCCGGCCCTGCGGCGCTCGGGACCCGCTCGCCCCCACCCGCGCCTGCCACACCGTCGCGCGCGGTCAGGGAGGCGGGGCTCACCTGGCCGTTTGGGGCGGGGCCGCCCGCGACCCGGGAACGCGGAG CGCCAGTTCCTCTCCCGGAGGGGCCCGGGAAGGGCAGCGAACGCTCGACCCTGGAAGCGCCGCGGCAGCAGAGGCAGGACCATGGCCGAGCCCCGAGGGACCGCGAACCCGGGGCCCAAGGCCTCCCTCGCCGCCACCGCGCTGAGCCCCAGGAGCGCCCCGCAGCTCCGCCCCTGGAAAGTGGACCCCGCCACCCTGGGCAGGTACCGGGGCCACGCCGCCGCCTCCCGGGACCCCCTCCTCCACGGCTCAATGCTGCTCCCGGCAGCGGGCTCCGGCCGCCGGCGGGGAGCGCTGCGGGAGCTGCTGGGGCTGCAGGGGGCGGCCCCCGCCGGCTGGCCGTCGGAGGACCGCGCAGAGGAGCCGTCCCCGGCCGGGCCGAACGGGCCGAACGGGCCGAACGGGCCGGGCGGCGGCGGGCTGTGCCTGGAGCCCCACGAGCACGCGTGGATACTGGCGGCCGCCGAGGGCCGCCTTGAGGTGCTTTGGGAGCAGCTGGAAGCCGAGCCCGCCCTGTTGCTGAGGTGCGACCCGATCACGGGCTACACGGTGCTGCACTGGTTGGCCAAGCACGGGTGCCACGAGGAGCTCATCCTGGTGCACGACTTCGCCCAGCGCCGGGGGCTGCAGCTCGACGTGAGCGCCTCGGGCAGCGGCGGTCTCACACCCCTGCACCTGGCGGCCCTGCAGGGCCACGACATGGTCATCAAGGTGCTGGTGGGCGCCTTGGGGGCCGACCCCTCGCGCCGCGACTACAGCGGCCACCGGGCCTGTCACTACCTGCGGCCCGACGCGCCCCAGAGCCTGCGGGAGCTCTCGGGGGCCGAGGACTGGGAGACCGCGGGCGGCTGCGAGCGTATCAACGCCAACAACAACAGCAGCGGCGGCGCCGCGTGGGCGCCGCGACGGACACCGAGCTGGGTGGGCACGAGCTCCATGGAGACCCCGGCGAGAGCGGCGGCGTCGCCTTGCAAGGAGAAGAACTATACAGGCAGCCGGGTGGTCCAAATTCAGGGCCTTCTCCGCCAAATGTTCCCCTTCTTCCAGGACCGTTGA